The stretch of DNA CTCATTCATTTGTGAAGGGCTCTGTTATGCTCATTTATGGATTTTCAAAGGCATTCCAAAACATTTGTCCTTCTACCTATACCTGTGACAAACACGCAATTCTGAATTACGAAATGACAATGAGATGTTTCTTTCAAacgtcatttttttatttttcatttttaacacagttcatatcacataaaacaattccaacttttggtcatcttttaaaacatttagaaTATAGATCacaaaagagtttttttttttaacattaaccaagacacagataataactatgtatgctaacttcaaaagcccttgacctaattgtctccccatattactaagaattaaaggaccctaaatTATTGCTGTTGGTTTAAAATCCTAagcttaatagcttaattttagacttaaccttggatgttcccctaccaatgaTCTATAAtttaacagatctggtattaagtttacaaaccttttgactataggaaattgccactaagagtagggacattgcaggaaaacaatatctccccaacttcatctCACTTCCAAGCAAGAGTAGATTGCCAGCTTTCaatcagtcaggcttaaagtctgaaAGTGTCAGTAGGgaaatggagtcaggagaatcctacctcagcctagGCTGAGAAGCCGCTCTCTCATCCTTCcaatgagatcaccttttgcagtccataccagcatctcacaggcttactggcatcatgattagaggctcagaccgcctttcttgctatccatacctggagttagactcagaagaacagtcactttaTTGTCCCATACCATCTTacaatagcaagttccaataagcaggtttcagatatgactataatttcacattggctaaggaacatcttttgaggcaagtcttaagtggcttacatgcctttctatacatgttctagttcctgatgaAATaccaatcataaaatcaaatttgccattaataccttaacttttccatcaatgccaaattttacctgaggttacctgcctctaggaaacttagcctaaaattattttccccaaactaaagatgtctctgacttagtctcagtaattaattcagtcaattgttttaatactaattgcttttacatcactttgtagcatgtccaatttttctccccatctctcccctccccccacaccttaataccttgcattctgattaccccttccctcagtgaaCTCTCTcttcttaagccatatgtggagtgagtagcttcacttttccacTCTCCCCTTATCCCTTCTTTagtccattgaacaagatttttcttatctcttttatgagttattgcctgccccatttcattttcccctttctcctcccagtattattctccctcaccccttaatttttattttattttttggatatcttctcttctaattcaacacaacctgtactctgtgtgtgtgtgtgtgtgtgtgtgtatgtgcaatccctccacctacccaaatacccAGAAAAGTCGCAAGAGTTacgaatattttctttctatgtaggaatgtaaacagttcaactttaggaagtcttTTATGATATCTCTAtcctgattaccttttcatgcttctcttgattcttgtgtttaaaagtcaaattttctcttaaattctgatcttttcatcatgaatgtttgaaagtcctctatatcattgaatgaccatttattcccttgaagtatcatactcagttttcctgggtaggtgattcttggttttaatcccagttgctttgacttctggaataccctgttccaaacccttcaatcccttaatgttgaagctccagatcctgtgttatcgtgattgtattttcacaatacttgaattgtttctttctagctggttacagtgttttctccttgacctgggaactctaaaatttgtccataatattcctaggagtttctcttttcatgtctctttcaggatgtgatcagtggattctttcaatatttattttgccctctggttctagaatatcaggacagatttcctagataatttcatggaagataatgtctggggtctttttttgatcatggctttcaggtagtcccattatttttaaattgtctctcccggatctattttctaggtcagttgtttttccagtgagatgtttcaagttatcttctatttttttcaaacttttggttttgttttttaactgcttggttatCTCATAGCcactcatttccctgaactcaattctctctttcaaagaactgttttcttcagtgagcttttgaactttctcctctatttgactatctctgctttttaaagcttctttCTCTTCACTGGCCTTTTGGGCCTTATTTTCCTATTGAGTTGGCctctttttaaatgtgttattttcctcagcatttttttgggttctctttcagcaagctgctaactcgcttttcaagctcttctatttcctgagcccaGTTTAAATTCACTTTGGACATACCCGAGGCAGggaccttgacttcctgtgacagtatattttgttcttcctaatctgaaaggatgagaggaaatacctgttcacgaattaagtaaccttctatgttcttttttcccccttttttgggcattttcctagccggttacttgacttctgaatccttcctttgtcaagaagatggTCATATTGCCACTTCTTTCCCCAGTATTATGTTCAAGGTTGAGATTCgactcagctgcttgattccaCTGGGcattgggtgggggtggggccatcactcagggctgaggtttagatcaacTGCTCcttaccaccagaggctttaagctgagctgcctggacaatggacctagGTTGCTTTCCAGGCACCATGGCTGCCTgaacactgctgctgctggtgctgctgtCACCTGGGGCTATTGTTGGaggaaccctgttcccctctcacctagccaggaaagccttcccacactgacctttggagctttctttgtcgcttgtgggttgagataTCTGGGACCCTCTGTGGTGGGAACTCTGTcccggaggtctgttcaggtcctgttactcccagtgctgtgtggccagggctgagctctgcttaGCTCagcgtcctgtgagatagacttttcctgtcagccttccaggttacctttgactggaaacctctttttctctgttgttctgtggcttctgctgatcaagaatttgttgagagtcatttttttgcaggtgttttgtgggctgtgggggaaatgctagtgtatatgcgtctttctactccgccatcttggctccacccccaacatGTCATTTTCTTGTGCTTTGCCCTTCCTACTCCTGTTATCTACTCTCAGGTAAAGGTTGATATCAGAAAATTGTACTTTTATAATCATGTCTATTATTAATTTTCCGCATCAACATTTTAAACAGAATGTTGGACATTTCAACATCTACTCCTCTCAGCAATATATTAGGAGAGTCACCTCCTAGCTAAATTGAATTAATGAACTCACAAGCATTAATTAACATATACTCTTTGCCAAGTGCTAAACTTGATGctaagagaaaaatctaagaaatattggtctaccagaaagccataatgaaaaataaagttttgaaaATATCCTCCAagagatcatcaaggaaaactgccctgaggtcctaaatccagagggcaaaatagtcttcaaaagaatccacagatcacctcttcAAAGATatctcaaattgaaaatgccaaggaatattctTTCAAAGTTCCAGAAGTatccagtgaaggagaaaattctgcaagtagctagtaagaaaataaaaagtcatatagcaaggaactacagtcaggatcatacaggtcCTTGCAGCTTCTAATTTAAAAGATCGGATCAactggaacatgatattctgtaAGCCTGAGCAGCTttgactacaaccaaagatcaatgaCCCAGCAAAGCACAGTATAAACTTATAAACTTTCAGGCCAgcaaatgggcattcaatgaaatgagggatttccTGACCTGCccaatgaaaaggccagagctcaatagaaaatttgatcttcaaatacaagacccaagagGGACATAAAGAGGtaaatggaggggaaagaaaaaaacccttgttattcaatatgggcaaactgtttatatcatTATATGGGAGGATGATTCGTTTAAAAACATAATCAATACAAAACAGGTATAGCCATCAACGTTCTTCACACTGGTTTGAGAATTCCCATTCCAGTTCCCCTGAATCTAGgaactttctctcttccctcacaGGTTCCTGCTACACATTGTATGGGTGGCAATAGAATGATCAACTTAAGGTTTTTGCTTATGtgtgaaataaaagaagaaaacctcATCTGTTCTGATTTTCATTTAAGTAGAAGTGATTTAAGAATAAATTTCATTTTGCCATATGATTCCGACATTTCAATTTTCTTCATGTTATTCATTTCAGATTGGCAAGCGACTCTATGCCTTGATCAATATATCGACCACATATCTATTAATCATTCATTATTTGTGAAGTTTTCATAAAATAAACCAATTATCAAAGATTAAGAGAACATTTATTcacctttttttcttgtttggcCAGCTGGAGCCAATCTTTCCCATAAAGACCCTCTTTTTCCAATGTGTTCTTCTCATTAAGTGATAAGTTTAggttttaaagaaataatatccTCCTTGATGACATCAGCACAAGCAGCAGTAAGAGCTTATTATCAAGTTATATATTGTTTgtaggttttcaaagtacttaatatttaatatcttctttgatcctatcTAATCTGTGAGGTATCTATAAAGATgtacgtgtgtgcgtgtgcatgcatatatgtgtgtgtatgtgtgtatatatatatttacatatatatgcatatatttaggAATATATCTAAGtctatacaaatatgaaaaattcctTACATTCAGCAATTATTTATTTGAAGACTACAAACTAGTAAGATTTGTATTAGGAGATGAAcatataaagttttaaaaaagaaatcctatGTGTTATTTATTCAGATAAGTCACATGTAAGTTATATAGACTTTCACCCAGCTGGTCATTTCTTGACCAACTGAATTGACTTCTCTAACCTTTGACCTAGTCTTCTTAAGGATTCTAAGTATGCCAatgacaggaaagagaaattgaagcaataaaagtagacaatgaggaaaaaaactattactctttgcagatgatatgatactATATTTAGAATATCttagaaaatcaaataaagaacTCATTGAAACAactaactttagcaaagttacaggttataaaataaactcacatataACTGTATAGTGATGTAAGCAATATACACGAACTACTAACAAGGAGATTACAGAGATTTATTACAAAAAATCATACAACACGAGGAtgtgggatttatgccaggaatgtaggactggttcaaaatggggaaaataatgagcacaattaaccatatcaataataaaacacCAAAACTTATATGGTTATatcaataaattcagaaaaaaaaacatttgacaaaatataatacccacTATAAAAAACATACGAATAAAAGGAATCTTTTTAAAGATGATTCTCACAATCCAGGAGCAAATCTTATCTATAACAGGAAAACACCTTCCTAAAGCCTTCCTAAATAGATCAGAgttgaagcaaggatgtccattatcatgactattactaaatattttattagaaatgttGGTTCTATTACTTCTCATTAAGTTCTGTTGGTAATATTTACAAATGTCAAtgattttgcatcaatattttaagagaaaaggacctgtaattttatcactttctttttgCTGTCTTTAGTTTAGGCATCACAATCATATttctgtcataaaaggaatttgatagaattccttctttaaatatttcttcaCATTGTGTGTATAATATTGGCATTAACCGTTCCTTAAATGTTTAGGAGAACTCATTGTGCATCCAGCCacttctgagaattttttttttttgcttatggaATACATCTATGAATTGTTCAGTTTATTACTCTAACAATGGAATATTTACATATTCTACTAACTAATCCATTAAGTTgtgaaatttatattttctgtgattttccatgaaatttaaaatgacagttttaccATCATCCAAGTGGACAAAATAGTTCCTACTAGTTGTttaatttcatttacattttggTTCATTCCCATTTTCACTTTTGATTCAGGTAGATTTTATTTTCGTCTTTTTTCAATCAAATTCACCAAGGATTTATTCCTTTTCCTAGTTGTTTTTTTAGTTCCATGCACAATTCTTTGATTGGTTCTTTCTCACTTTCATTAAGGTAcaattttatacacatatgtttttTTCTCCAAGTAATGCTTTGCGGGAATTCCACAAATTTTGAAATGTTGTCACATGGTTGTCATTATCTTAAATGAAATGTTGATTGGTTCTACCATTTTTCTTTGACTCCCAACTCTTTAGACGtagactatttagtttccaattaaatttgAACGCATGCTTTTGTAataatttattgaatataattttgaaTGCATTATGGTTGAAAAGTGTATATTTAAATTATCTGCTCTTCTGCATTTTTGGTGATGTATTATGCCATAAGGCATGGTCAAGTTTTGTGAATATGTCATGAACAACTGAGGAAAATTTAAttcctattcccattcaattttatcCTGAGGTCCagcatatctaaattttctaaagttttattcatcttcttaacttttttcttgtttcaatGTAAAAACACGTATAACaaagtctcaaaggaaaaaatgcaaattggacaTAAGCCCAGCTagaatcagagaaagacataagagtggtagaggaaagattagggggaaaatagtaataaaaattatgaaacagaATCAACAGTTTGtcaaaaaatgctaaaaaatactgaagaaaataactccctagAAACATAATTaactaaatggtaaaagaggcacaaaaagatcactgaaataaaaagaattcattaaaaaacagaatagggcAAATAGAAATGGAGTTGTTACAGCTCAATAGATAAATGAATTACATAAAAATCATTATCAAAAAGCAGAAAATAATGACTCCATGATACAACAAGAAGCAATAAAGCAAAGTCAAAGGAATAAaacaaatgtgaaatatatcatcaAAAGAATAACGGGGCTGACAAATAGATGGAGAGATAAATTATGAATTATTCCAATACctgaaatcccatttaaaaaaaagagccaataTATTACAATAGATTAAAATGGAAATTGCCATATATCTTAGATCCTGTGGATAAAATTgggattgaaagaatccaccgatcactgcctgaaagatattccaaaataaaatttcactCAGAAAGAATAGTCAAATTACAGAGTGTCCAGGGCACAAAGAAAATACAtcaagaaaccagaaagaaacaatttatataTTATGGAGAAGCAAGCAGAGTTCAGGAACATTTAGAAGCTTTTACCTTAAAGaagcaaaggacttggaatatgataagtggaaaagggattagaataAAGAGATATTTAAAGTAGGAAGACTTGAAAAAAGGTATTACAATATTTGAGGCAAGTGAGACTAGGTAACGTGCTATGGTCCAACAGCTAAAACATATAAGTAAATGAATATATACCAGATGTTTAGAACTCAGGATTGAATATTTATTCCTCAATttctttcaatgttttttttcaagtttaatGAAAGATAAGTTTATAGAAGTATGTTATTGGGAAGGTGGGATGGAAAGCCTCCACATGGCTACTTTTTAGAAGAAATTCATGTATCTTATCATAAgtcttccaaattctctctcattcGTGCTTGAATGATGATCAGCATTTTCAAATGTGGAAAACAGCAAAGTAAACTGGAGAAGTGAATTTTGGTAGTAGAGTTATGACAGGTAAAATTCTGAACATTGAAATTAGCAATGTAGATTCTGATTCTTAGAATTAATTTCTCTCAATTTGATACTGTAACTCTTTCTTTCTCAATCCATGTTTTATTTATCCTTCAGGGCCACTTCTCCTCTATCCCATATTCAGAAGGTCACAAATTTAGAAGTCTAAAAGGCCCTAGGCAGGGATGAGGAACTTGTGAtattgaggccatatgtggccctctaggtcctcaagtgaggccctttgaatgaatccaaactttacagaacaaaatcTCCTCAATAAAAGAATtccttctgtaaaacttggactcagtcaataggccacacccaaggacctagagagTCAAATGTTGCCTTTAGGGTCCAGGTCCTTGCCCTAGATCTTCTATAGTCCAAATCTTTAATTTATTTGCAGGCAAAACAAATATAGTGGAAGTTGATTTTTATCCCATgtcacaaaagaaattaaaaggaatgATGGGATTTGATATCTAGCACTCCTTTCGTTATGACACAAAAGTTCCTCTTTCATGACTTTATTACCTTTTGTTCTctttaagaaacaataaagtTCACACATTAatatgtttttactttttaaataattataaaaccaaagcaaatgacattttcaaattttccatGTTAAAATGCATAACTTTTTCAAGGGAATAAAATACACTGGATTGTAATGTAAACGAAAATTCTATGGAAATGtatccatggaccccaggttaagaatttctgaATGTAGTCCCAAATATCATCATGTATCAATTTCAACTCTTTCAGTTTGAACCAAACAaccttgaaaaaatagaaaaataatatgcttaagcatattatttttcacctGAAGTCACTTGTGTGCTCCATAGcttcttcatagaattttttaCTTCTGCATTCCTTAGAGTATAGATAAAAGGATTGAGGAAGGGAGTTATAATGGTATAAAATACAGGCACCAATTTATCAAGAGGGAAGGTGGTTGGGGGACGAGTGTACATGAATATACAGGGACCAAAGAATATGATGACCACCAAGATGTGGGAGCTGCATGTGGAAAGGGCTTTGAGCTTCACTTCTGCACTATGGTTTCTCAGGGAGTGCAGAATAAGTGTGTAGGATATCATCAGCAAAACAAAGCTTACTGAACATATTGCTCCACTATTGGAGACTACGAAAAGATTTAATATGTATGTGTCCATGCATCCAAGTCTCAGCAAAGGTTGCAAGTCACAGAAATAGTGGTCAATCACATTGGGTCCACAGAATACCACATTCAAGATAGGGATTACCTGGGCAATAGAATGCAGAAATGACCCTATCCATGCCAATAGAACCAGCATCCCACACACCCTGCGGTTCATGATGACTGAGTAGTGTAAAGGTTTACAGATGGCCACAAAGCGGTCATAGGCCATTAAAATAAGGAGAAACACTTCCATGCAACCAAAGAAATGCATGGCAAATAGCTGGATCAGGCACTCATCAAAAGAAATAGTATTCTTGTGCAAGAGGTTGTCCACAATCAGTCTGGGAGCTGTGGTGTTAGAGAAACAAGAATCTGCAATGGACAAGTAGGTTAAGAAAAAGTACATAGGCAAACCAAGTGTGGGACTGGTCTTGATTGTCACAACAATTAATAGGTTCCCCACCACAGTGGCAGCGTAGAAcacaaagaaaatggcaaatactATTTTCTGCTTCTCTGGGCCCTGTGTCAGTCCAAGCAGAATGAATTCAGTCACATCATTTCTCATCTGTAGGATTCAAGTGGGAAGGACATAGGTGAGAACTAGTTaatataagaaaagaataaagaagaatTAATAGAACATAATTTGAGAGGTATCCATAAAAGAAACACTGCTTGACTGACTGTAGTTAAGTTTCtgttattcctatttttaaagtcttataTAGGAGAGGTTTAAGTGGAAAGCACCTTTATAATGTGCTTCAATTCATCTAACATATTTCTGCCTCATGGGAAGTATGGgtgtctttgtgtgtatgtatgagtgtgtgtgtgacagagagagagagagagagagagagagagagagagagagagagagagagagagagagagagagagagagagagagacagagacagagacagagacagagacagagacagagacagagagagttacACACGCGGTGACATATAGCACCATCTATGAacttacaggaagaaatgaatgGATAAGCATGAGTGGGTTGAAATAATCACAATTGGACTGAATTATGAGTTCATAGATCCATTtgataattttactttattttatcgtgtgtgtgtgtgtgcgtgtgtgattTAAAAACTCAAACTGCTTCCCTAACTTTTCTTGTTAACATCTTGCGGGGTAGTTACTATAATCTCCCAAAAAGCATACTAATCTTCTAGAAACAACACAGACCTAGGTTGTTTTGATTAAATAATTCCTTTCATAAAATCTCCGATTTTGAAGGGAATTCATAATACGCCTTTGCTCTCTCTTATATAAAAGGAATACATTTTACACCTTCCCTAATAAATAATTATCCAGCCTCCAAGCAAATAcaagcaataaaaaagaaatttttgtgTTTCTACTCTACTTTAGAGCAGTTAAAAGAAtgtagattatttttttctcttatgagGTTTATATTTACAAAAGTTGTTAGTAGTTCGGTCCTGTGAGAGCCAATATTCAAcattctgactctctctctctctctctctctctctctctctctctctctctctctctcactctctctctctctctctctctctctctcttttccctacccctttcttcctctccctttccctccctgtctccctttccttctccctctccctctctccttcttgacTGCCAGATCTACCATTAATTAATAATGACTCTCATATTCTCTATAGGCTTTCTATTTTCCATGGCACAGATTACGAAATCTTACCTTTGTGGTTCACCTTCTCTGAATATGCTAGAGATCGTCAATGTCTCTGTCGAAATATGTTATGCAAACTTAGCACAATAATCCATATGTGAGTCGCCAAGGGAAGTATTCATTGGAATTATAAATTCTCTTGCACTGAACACTAGGTATCAAACACAACCCAAGGTCCCATTAAAATGTTTGGTGCCACGGCAAATCATTTACTACTATTAAGCACATAGTTAAATGCATCATGCATTAAGTCATAATAGAGACATTAAACGTTATCAAGGCTATTCACCTTATTTTTTAGATAAGGGAATTTAAATTCAGGGAGCCAATTTTGCTAGCCCGAAATGATTCAGATGAGGCTTGGAATTTGGCCACTAGATCAGTTTTACATTTGTTATTGTCCGACTATGGCTGTTTACCCTATATTGGTTCTGTTGAATGGTTCAAACAGAATATGGGACTTCATATTCATTCCCATAAAATGATATGTTGTCAGGGACAATAATGTTAGACTGTAAAAGTTAATTTGTAACTTGATCATCATCCAATATGTTAGTATCCTCATGCATTTACAAATATGATGTCTAATATCTATAACCTTAAGTCATTCCTAAAAATGTTCAACATAGACAAATGCAATATTTCACATGTAAGTAATGGTTCCAAAGAACAATATATGCAGTGTAATAAGCTCCCCATAGAGTTTTGTGGgaaagtcttttcagatttcattattcccattttattgttgaggaagAGAAAGTTGAAAGGTTCTACAGAACTCACTGAAGATCAGAAATATTACAAATATCAGAGGAAATAATAATGGGCTGCTATTTCCTCCTTGCTCCATGTCTACTAGTCAGTCCACAACATTACAATACCTTTAGGGACTCAGACAGATTCTAGTTAATGCAATCAATGTATTCATTAATTGTTGTTATTTGCATCCAATATTTcgctttgtttccttttttaaattttaaaacaaggagagaatatttatgTTACTTTTACAATTCTCTtacttatttttgaaaatatttttatttacaaaTGGACAATGTCAATTttataatcaa from Notamacropus eugenii isolate mMacEug1 chromosome Y, mMacEug1.pri_v2, whole genome shotgun sequence encodes:
- the LOC140516641 gene encoding olfactory receptor 4C11-like, whose protein sequence is MRNDVTEFILLGLTQGPEKQKIVFAIFFVFYAATVVGNLLIVVTIKTSPTLGLPMYFFLTYLSIADSCFSNTTAPRLIVDNLLHKNTISFDECLIQLFAMHFFGCMEVFLLILMAYDRFVAICKPLHYSVIMNRRVCGMLVLLAWIGSFLHSIAQVIPILNVVFCGPNVIDHYFCDLQPLLRLGCMDTYILNLFVVSNSGAICSVSFVLLMISYTLILHSLRNHSAEVKLKALSTCSSHILVVIIFFGPCIFMYTRPPTTFPLDKLVPVFYTIITPFLNPFIYTLRNAEVKNSMKKLWSTQVTSGEK